In one window of Limnohabitans sp. MORI2 DNA:
- a CDS encoding DUF1840 domain-containing protein — protein sequence MLYKFKSKATGDLIMLEPQGKHILQLIGKEPGAKGIILPSEMMAAIDALNAAVAQEELAIQAAKEASKSDGEVSAPATDGPRTISLKQRVVPFIDMLRRAHAEDKEVVWGV from the coding sequence ATGCTGTACAAATTCAAATCCAAAGCCACGGGCGACCTCATCATGCTGGAGCCTCAAGGAAAGCACATCCTCCAACTCATTGGCAAAGAGCCGGGCGCGAAAGGCATCATCTTGCCCAGTGAAATGATGGCTGCCATTGACGCCTTGAATGCGGCCGTCGCACAAGAAGAGCTGGCCATTCAAGCGGCGAAAGAGGCAAGCAAAAGTGATGGTGAAGTTAGTGCACCAGCAACTGATGGTCCGCGCACCATCAGTTTGAAACAACGCGTCGTGCCCTTCATCGACATGCTGCGTCGCGCACATGCCGAAGACAAAGAGGTTGTCTGGGGTGTTTGA
- a CDS encoding AMP-binding protein — protein MQTTFPRLLLKHASDRPQAPAMREKEYGIWQTITWADMAKMVQHMACGLHQAGLTRGEHLVVIGSNRPRLYATMLAAQSLGAIPIPLYQDAAAPECVFPLNNAEVRFCVVEDQEQVDKLLEIREQCPQIAHIFYDDPRGLRKYDEPGLASLEELLAGGAVFAKQHPDFFLDEVEKAHHDDVGAMFFTSGTTGNPKGVVHTHNSLINRAEAGALFDKLTSHEDVLAYLPPAWIGQNIFSYAQWLYCGYVVNCPESGATVTIDLKEVGPTYYFAPPRVFEGLLTSVMIRMEDAGAIKRGMFHYFMDVARKYGPKKMDGKSVGLVGSLLYTLGNFFVYGPLRNNLGMSRVRVAYTAGEAIGPDLFTFYRSIGVNLKQLYGSTETAVFVCLQPDHEARADTVGVPCSGVEIKVADNGEILVKSPGLLKGYYKNDKATEEVLTADGWYHTSDAGFIDAHGHLKIIDRVKDVGRIKGGANDGAMFAPKYVENKLKFFPHIKEVVAYGDQREKVCVMINIDIEAVGNWAERRNLPYAGYTDLAQKPEVYSLIKECVEKVNADLAADELLAGSQVSRFLVLHKELDADDGELTRTNKVRRGFIAEKYEPLVTALYNGATEQFIETQVKFEDGRTGSVSATLKLSDTKTFAPVGKAA, from the coding sequence ATGCAAACCACGTTCCCACGACTGTTACTCAAGCATGCCAGCGATCGCCCGCAAGCGCCCGCCATGCGCGAGAAGGAATACGGCATTTGGCAAACCATCACCTGGGCCGATATGGCCAAGATGGTGCAACACATGGCCTGCGGCTTGCATCAAGCCGGTTTGACACGCGGCGAGCATTTGGTGGTCATTGGCTCCAACCGCCCCCGCTTGTACGCCACCATGTTGGCTGCCCAATCGTTGGGCGCAATTCCAATTCCGCTGTACCAAGATGCGGCAGCGCCAGAGTGCGTGTTCCCGCTCAACAACGCCGAAGTGCGTTTTTGTGTGGTGGAAGACCAAGAGCAGGTGGACAAGTTGTTGGAGATTCGTGAGCAGTGCCCACAAATCGCCCACATCTTCTACGACGATCCTCGCGGTTTGCGCAAATACGACGAACCAGGCTTGGCCTCGCTCGAAGAGTTGTTGGCAGGCGGTGCGGTGTTTGCCAAGCAGCATCCAGACTTCTTCTTGGACGAAGTGGAAAAAGCACACCATGACGACGTGGGTGCGATGTTCTTCACCTCGGGTACCACGGGCAATCCCAAAGGCGTGGTGCACACACACAACTCCTTGATCAACCGTGCTGAAGCGGGCGCCTTGTTCGACAAGCTCACCTCACACGAAGATGTGTTGGCTTACTTGCCACCCGCTTGGATTGGTCAAAACATTTTCAGCTACGCCCAGTGGTTGTACTGCGGCTATGTGGTGAATTGCCCCGAGTCGGGCGCGACCGTCACCATCGACTTGAAAGAAGTCGGTCCCACGTACTACTTCGCGCCACCCCGCGTGTTTGAAGGCTTGCTGACCAGCGTGATGATTCGCATGGAAGATGCGGGCGCGATCAAGCGCGGCATGTTCCATTACTTCATGGACGTGGCTCGCAAATACGGCCCCAAAAAGATGGATGGCAAATCTGTCGGTTTGGTCGGCAGCTTGCTCTACACCTTGGGTAACTTTTTTGTGTACGGCCCACTTCGCAACAACCTCGGTATGAGCCGTGTGCGTGTGGCTTACACAGCGGGTGAGGCGATTGGTCCCGACCTCTTCACTTTCTACCGCTCGATTGGCGTGAACTTGAAGCAGCTCTACGGTTCTACCGAAACAGCGGTGTTCGTCTGCTTGCAGCCGGACCACGAAGCGCGTGCCGACACGGTGGGTGTGCCTTGCTCCGGTGTGGAAATCAAAGTGGCCGACAACGGCGAAATCTTGGTCAAGTCGCCTGGCTTGCTCAAGGGCTATTACAAGAATGACAAGGCCACCGAAGAAGTGCTCACTGCCGACGGCTGGTACCACACCAGCGATGCAGGCTTCATTGATGCACATGGCCACTTGAAAATCATTGACCGCGTCAAAGACGTGGGCCGCATCAAAGGTGGTGCCAACGATGGCGCCATGTTCGCGCCCAAGTACGTCGAGAACAAACTCAAGTTCTTCCCGCACATCAAAGAAGTGGTGGCCTATGGCGACCAACGCGAAAAAGTGTGCGTGATGATCAACATCGACATCGAAGCCGTGGGCAACTGGGCTGAGCGTCGCAACTTGCCTTATGCGGGCTACACCGATTTGGCGCAAAAACCAGAGGTGTACTCACTCATCAAAGAATGCGTTGAAAAAGTCAACGCCGATTTGGCGGCAGACGAGTTGTTGGCCGGTAGCCAAGTGAGCCGCTTCCTCGTGTTGCACAAAGAACTCGATGCGGACGATGGCGAACTCACCCGTACCAACAAAGTGCGTCGCGGCTTCATCGCCGAGAAGTACGAGCCTCTGGTCACCGCGCTGTACAACGGTGCGACCGAGCAATTCATTGAAACCCAAGTGAAGTTTGAAGATGGCCGTACAGGCAGCGTCAGTGCAACGCTCAAACTGTCTGACACCAAAACCTTCGCACCCGTGGGGAAAGCAGCATGA
- a CDS encoding haloacid dehalogenase type II yields the protein MDTPHPASLDDLKASTQVLAFDIFGTVVDWHGSIVREIQALYPSVDANAFALAWRAGYQPAMTRVRSGELGWTRIDDLHRLILEDLLPKFGLAHLSEAERVHLNRVWHRLDAWPDSVAGLLRLKKKFTICSLSNGNIGLLTNMAKRAGLPWDCVLSAEVFRAYKPDPATYLGVASTFDLQPHQVMLCAAHHDDLQGARACGLRTAYIERPFEFGVAQPKDVSPQPGNDLHARDMHALADLLGC from the coding sequence ATGGACACACCCCACCCCGCGTCTTTAGACGACTTGAAGGCCAGCACGCAGGTGTTGGCCTTTGACATTTTTGGCACCGTGGTTGATTGGCACGGCAGCATCGTGCGCGAGATACAAGCGTTGTATCCGTCGGTGGATGCCAATGCATTTGCCTTGGCTTGGCGTGCGGGCTATCAACCGGCCATGACTCGCGTGCGCTCTGGCGAATTGGGCTGGACACGCATTGACGATCTACACCGATTGATTCTGGAAGATTTGTTACCCAAATTTGGCTTGGCTCATTTATCCGAAGCTGAGCGCGTTCACCTCAATCGCGTGTGGCACCGCTTAGACGCTTGGCCAGACAGCGTGGCAGGCCTGTTGAGGCTAAAAAAGAAATTCACCATTTGTTCACTCTCAAACGGCAATATCGGTTTACTCACCAACATGGCCAAGCGAGCAGGTTTACCTTGGGACTGTGTGTTGTCCGCTGAGGTGTTCCGCGCCTACAAGCCTGACCCCGCGACCTATCTGGGTGTGGCTTCGACATTCGACTTGCAACCCCACCAAGTCATGCTGTGTGCAGCGCACCATGACGACTTGCAGGGCGCTCGCGCTTGCGGCTTGCGCACCGCCTACATTGAGCGCCCTTTCGAGTTTGGTGTGGCTCAGCCTAAAGATGTATCGCCTCAGCCTGGCAACGATTTGCATGCGCGTGACATGCACGCATTAGCCGATTTGCTCGGCTGTTAA
- a CDS encoding pseudouridine synthase — protein sequence MSDTPSELIRLNKRMAELGLCSRREADAWIEQGWVLVNGRPAEMGVKVGPKDRVEVDPRAKGHQDTQVTVLLHKPMGYVSGQAEDGHEPAIMLINPRTHWAGDSSKRRFSPTQLRSLAPSGRLDIDSTGLLVLTQDGRVARQLIGEDSEMEKEYLVRVTYTGHENTAAATAASATYGGRANQLSAIGDHDRVTNNVQAVFPKAQLERLRHGLSLDGKPLKRAQVEWQNPEQLRFVLTEGKKRQIRRMCEQVGLQVVGLKRIRIGRVQLGQLPAGQWRYLGAHERF from the coding sequence ATGTCAGACACCCCCTCAGAACTCATTCGCCTCAACAAACGCATGGCCGAACTCGGCCTGTGCTCACGCCGCGAGGCCGATGCGTGGATTGAGCAAGGTTGGGTGTTGGTCAATGGCCGCCCTGCCGAAATGGGCGTGAAGGTTGGCCCCAAAGACCGCGTAGAGGTAGACCCACGCGCCAAAGGCCACCAAGACACACAAGTCACTGTTCTGCTTCACAAGCCCATGGGCTATGTGAGCGGGCAAGCCGAAGACGGGCATGAGCCTGCCATCATGTTGATTAACCCACGCACACATTGGGCGGGTGACTCGTCAAAGCGACGCTTCTCGCCCACCCAGCTGCGCAGCCTCGCCCCATCGGGCCGACTCGACATCGACTCCACGGGCTTGTTGGTGTTGACGCAAGACGGTCGAGTGGCTCGCCAATTGATTGGCGAAGACTCGGAGATGGAAAAAGAATACTTGGTGCGCGTGACCTACACCGGCCACGAAAACACCGCCGCAGCCACTGCCGCATCGGCCACGTATGGCGGCAGAGCCAACCAACTCAGCGCCATCGGCGACCACGACCGCGTGACCAACAACGTGCAAGCCGTGTTTCCCAAAGCCCAACTCGAACGCTTGCGCCACGGATTGAGCCTAGACGGCAAACCCCTCAAGCGCGCACAAGTGGAATGGCAAAACCCAGAGCAACTCCGCTTTGTACTGACCGAAGGCAAAAAGCGCCAAATTCGCCGCATGTGCGAACAAGTGGGCCTTCAGGTGGTCGGCCTCAAGCGCATCCGTATTGGGCGCGTGCAGCTGGGTCAACTGCCTGCGGGGCAGTGGCGCTACCTTGGGGCACATGAACGTTTTTAA
- the htpG gene encoding molecular chaperone HtpG — protein MTKQTHAFQAEVSQLLHLVTHSLYSNKEIFLRELVSNASDACDKLRYEGLNNDALFEGNAELEVRVSFDKAARTLTIADNGIGMSQEEAIAHLGTIAKSGTREFMGKLSSDDKANAKDQGALIGQFGVGFYSGYIVADRITVESRRAGLKAEEGVRWSSTGTGDFEVETITQAERGTKIILHLRDDAEEYLSAWKLKAVINKYSDHISLPIRMRKEEWKEGENDQPGEMVLTDEWETVNQANALWARPKKDVTAEQHAEFYKHISHDFEAPLAWSHNRVEGSTEYTQLLYIPAKAPMDLFNRDKKAGLKLYVKRVFIMDDAEALMPSYLRFIKGVVDSADLPLNVSRELLQESRDVKAIREGNTRRVLAVLEDLAKYDKAPVAGDDGVTDVLSDEDKAKEGKYSQFYAEFGAVLKEGLGEDFANKDKIAKLLRFASTSTDAVSVSFADYKARMKEGQEAIYYITADTLAAAKNSPQLEVFRKKGIEVLLMTDRVDEWALNFVHEFDGTPLQSVAKGAVDLGKLQDEAEKKAAEDAAEAFKPVLAKLKEALKDKADDVRVTTRLVDSPACLVVKDHGMSMQLARMLKQAGQQAPEMKPILEVNAEHALVKKLSGDANPNFNDLAHILFDQALLAEGGLPEDPAAYVKRVNALLV, from the coding sequence ATGACCAAACAAACCCACGCATTCCAAGCCGAAGTGTCCCAACTCTTGCACTTGGTGACGCATTCGCTGTATTCCAACAAAGAAATCTTTTTGCGCGAGCTGGTGTCCAACGCCTCGGACGCGTGCGACAAGCTGCGCTATGAAGGTCTGAACAACGATGCACTGTTTGAAGGCAATGCCGAACTCGAAGTGCGCGTGAGCTTTGACAAAGCAGCCCGCACCTTGACCATTGCCGACAACGGCATTGGCATGAGTCAAGAGGAAGCCATTGCCCACTTGGGCACCATCGCCAAGAGCGGCACACGCGAGTTCATGGGCAAGCTCAGCAGTGACGACAAAGCCAACGCCAAAGACCAAGGCGCTTTGATTGGCCAGTTTGGTGTGGGCTTTTACTCAGGCTACATCGTGGCAGACCGCATCACGGTGGAGTCACGCCGTGCAGGCCTCAAGGCCGAAGAGGGCGTGCGCTGGAGCAGCACAGGCACGGGCGACTTTGAGGTGGAAACCATCACCCAAGCCGAGCGCGGCACCAAGATCATCTTGCACTTGCGTGACGATGCCGAGGAATACCTGAGCGCTTGGAAACTCAAGGCCGTCATCAACAAATACTCAGACCACATTTCTTTGCCCATCCGCATGCGCAAAGAAGAATGGAAAGAAGGCGAAAACGACCAGCCGGGCGAGATGGTGCTGACTGACGAATGGGAAACCGTCAACCAAGCCAACGCTTTGTGGGCACGCCCCAAAAAAGATGTGACTGCAGAGCAGCACGCAGAGTTTTACAAGCACATTAGCCACGACTTTGAAGCACCCTTGGCTTGGAGCCACAACCGTGTGGAAGGCAGCACCGAATACACGCAGCTGCTTTACATCCCCGCTAAGGCTCCGATGGACTTGTTCAACCGCGACAAGAAAGCGGGCTTGAAGCTGTACGTGAAACGCGTGTTCATCATGGACGACGCAGAGGCCTTGATGCCCTCTTACCTGCGCTTCATCAAGGGCGTGGTGGACTCAGCCGACTTGCCACTGAACGTGAGCCGCGAGTTGCTGCAAGAAAGCCGCGACGTCAAAGCCATTCGCGAAGGCAACACACGCCGCGTGTTGGCCGTGCTCGAAGACTTAGCCAAGTACGACAAAGCGCCCGTAGCTGGCGACGATGGCGTGACGGACGTCTTGAGCGATGAAGACAAAGCCAAAGAAGGTAAGTACAGCCAGTTCTACGCTGAGTTCGGCGCAGTGCTCAAAGAAGGCTTGGGCGAAGACTTTGCCAACAAAGACAAGATTGCCAAGTTGCTGCGCTTTGCCAGCACCTCTACCGATGCCGTGAGCGTGTCATTCGCCGACTACAAAGCTCGCATGAAAGAAGGCCAAGAGGCCATTTACTACATCACCGCTGACACATTGGCTGCGGCCAAGAACAGCCCACAGCTCGAAGTGTTCCGCAAAAAGGGCATCGAGGTGTTGCTGATGACCGACCGCGTGGACGAGTGGGCATTGAACTTTGTGCACGAGTTTGATGGCACCCCATTGCAGTCTGTGGCCAAAGGCGCGGTGGACTTGGGCAAGTTGCAAGATGAGGCAGAGAAGAAAGCAGCCGAAGATGCGGCAGAAGCTTTCAAGCCTGTGTTGGCAAAACTCAAAGAAGCCCTGAAAGACAAAGCCGACGATGTGCGTGTGACCACCCGCTTGGTCGATTCCCCCGCTTGCTTGGTGGTGAAAGACCACGGCATGTCGATGCAACTTGCTCGCATGCTCAAACAAGCTGGCCAGCAAGCCCCCGAGATGAAGCCTATCTTGGAAGTGAATGCAGAGCACGCCTTGGTGAAGAAGCTCAGCGGCGACGCCAACCCCAATTTCAACGACTTGGCGCACATCTTGTTTGACCAAGCCTTGTTGGCTGAAGGTGGTTTGCCTGAAGACCCTGCCGCCTATGTGAAACGGGTGAACGCACTCTTGGTGTAA
- a CDS encoding serine/threonine protein kinase → MFDNAGKPHAYEALTPDVVLDALSDLGLEVDGRLTALSSYENRVYQAMLDDNSSVVAKFYRPERWSDAQILEEHSFAAELMAEEVPLVGPLNLQGNTLHHAHGFAFSVSPRRGGRMPELDDAEVLEWVGRFIARIHNVGAQQKFESRPTLDVNTFAIDSRDWLIEQRIIPMDQQTEWLAVCNQAIDIAQEKFAAHPALHIRLHGDCHPGNILWTPTELPNGGPHFVDLDDARMGPAIQDLWMLLSGERAQRTQQLSMLLDGYEQMRELNRSELALIEPLRTLRLIHYSAWLARRKDDPAFAQHFSWFGSSDYWAGQAHMLVEQCEAMQEEPLYI, encoded by the coding sequence GTGTTTGACAACGCGGGCAAGCCTCACGCCTACGAAGCGCTGACGCCCGATGTGGTGCTCGATGCGCTCTCCGATTTAGGGCTAGAGGTCGATGGTCGCCTCACGGCACTCAGCTCCTACGAAAACCGTGTTTATCAAGCGATGCTGGATGACAACAGCTCGGTGGTGGCCAAGTTTTACAGGCCAGAGCGTTGGAGCGATGCGCAAATCTTGGAAGAGCATAGTTTTGCGGCGGAGCTGATGGCTGAAGAAGTGCCTTTGGTGGGCCCCCTCAATTTACAAGGTAACACCTTGCACCACGCGCATGGATTTGCATTCAGTGTCAGTCCGCGTCGAGGTGGGCGCATGCCAGAACTAGACGATGCAGAAGTGTTGGAGTGGGTTGGGCGCTTCATCGCGCGTATTCATAACGTCGGAGCTCAGCAAAAATTTGAATCGCGTCCGACGCTGGATGTGAACACATTTGCCATCGATTCGCGCGACTGGCTGATCGAGCAGCGCATCATCCCCATGGATCAGCAAACCGAATGGCTGGCCGTGTGCAATCAAGCCATTGACATCGCACAAGAAAAATTCGCCGCGCATCCTGCGCTGCACATTCGCTTGCATGGTGACTGTCATCCCGGCAATATTTTGTGGACCCCCACAGAGCTGCCGAACGGTGGCCCACACTTTGTCGACCTTGACGATGCTCGCATGGGGCCCGCCATTCAAGACTTGTGGATGCTGCTCAGTGGCGAGCGTGCGCAACGTACGCAACAACTCTCCATGCTGTTAGATGGCTACGAGCAAATGCGTGAGCTCAATCGCAGCGAACTCGCACTGATTGAGCCCTTGCGCACGTTGCGATTGATCCACTACAGCGCGTGGCTGGCCAGACGCAAAGACGACCCCGCCTTTGCGCAGCACTTCTCATGGTTTGGCAGCAGCGACTATTGGGCGGGGCAAGCGCACATGCTGGTGGAGCAATGCGAAGCCATGCAAGAAGAACCGCTCTACATTTAA
- a CDS encoding Crp/Fnr family transcriptional regulator — MAQPPSVYQRRRSATPTELAAIPWLALLTPSERKRIESQVVVSDPMPGDYVCRMGRQATFWFGVVEGLLKMSTDSASGRTITFTGVPPGGWFGEGTAIKRETYRYNIMALRHSVVAGIPVDTFHWLLDNSIGFNRFVMNQLNERLAQFIEAREIDRSTDPDVRVARNLATLFNPTLYPGVGEVLRITQQELAYLVGLSRQRVNVALNRLEEQGAIRIEYGGMRVLNLAALRASGT, encoded by the coding sequence ATGGCACAACCCCCAAGTGTTTACCAACGCCGACGCAGTGCAACGCCCACAGAGTTGGCGGCCATTCCATGGCTTGCTTTGTTAACGCCGAGCGAGCGCAAACGCATCGAGTCACAAGTGGTGGTGAGCGACCCCATGCCTGGCGACTATGTCTGTCGCATGGGCCGTCAAGCCACCTTTTGGTTTGGCGTGGTGGAAGGCTTGCTGAAGATGAGCACTGACAGCGCCAGCGGCCGCACAATCACCTTCACAGGCGTGCCCCCTGGCGGTTGGTTTGGCGAAGGCACTGCCATCAAGCGCGAGACTTATCGCTACAACATCATGGCGTTACGACACAGTGTGGTGGCGGGCATTCCTGTGGACACGTTTCATTGGCTGCTCGACAACTCGATTGGATTTAACCGTTTCGTGATGAACCAACTCAACGAACGCTTAGCGCAATTCATCGAAGCGCGTGAAATTGATCGCTCCACCGACCCCGATGTACGCGTGGCACGCAACTTGGCTACGCTGTTTAACCCCACGCTCTACCCTGGTGTCGGTGAGGTGTTGCGCATCACACAGCAAGAGCTGGCCTACCTGGTGGGCTTGTCGCGCCAGCGCGTGAATGTGGCGCTCAACCGCCTAGAGGAACAAGGCGCGATTCGCATTGAATACGGCGGCATGCGTGTGCTGAATTTGGCGGCCTTACGCGCCAGCGGCACTTAA
- the rplQ gene encoding 50S ribosomal protein L17 codes for MRHGLGLRKLNRTSSHRLAMLRNMMNSLIEHEAIKTTLPKAKELRRVIEPMITLAKEPTVANRRLAFDRLRDRDSVVKLFNELGPRFKTRPGGYTRILKMGFRVGDNAPMAYVELVDRPEVSEASSTETAA; via the coding sequence ATGCGTCACGGTCTCGGACTTCGCAAACTCAACCGCACCAGCTCACATCGTTTGGCGATGTTGCGCAACATGATGAATTCGCTCATCGAGCACGAAGCCATCAAAACAACTTTGCCAAAGGCCAAAGAACTGCGCCGCGTGATTGAGCCCATGATCACTTTGGCCAAAGAGCCTACCGTTGCAAACCGCCGCTTGGCCTTCGACCGCTTGCGCGATCGTGACAGCGTTGTGAAATTGTTCAACGAATTGGGTCCACGTTTCAAGACACGTCCAGGTGGTTACACCCGCATCTTGAAAATGGGTTTCCGCGTTGGCGACAACGCACCCATGGCTTATGTTGAATTGGTGGACCGCCCAGAAGTTTCTGAGGCTTCTTCTACCGAAACAGCCGCTTAA
- the rpoA gene encoding DNA-directed RNA polymerase subunit alpha: MQTNLLKPKNIHVEQLGHNRAKVTLEPFERGYGHTLGNALRRVLLSSMVGYAVTEVTIAGVVHEYSSIDGVQEDVVNILLNLKGVVFKMHNRDEVTLSLRKDGEGAVTAADIQVPHDVEIINPEHVIANLSQGGKIDIQLKVETGRGYVPGTVRRYGEEPSKSIGRIVLDAAFSPVSRVSYSVENARVEQRTDLDRLVMEIETNGAISAEDAVRASSKILVEQLAVFAQLEGDAINSLMSAPTASSQTFDPILLRPVDELELTVRSANCLKAENIYYIGDLIQRTENELLKTPNLGRKSLNEIKEVLASRGLTLGMKLESWPPAGLERR, translated from the coding sequence ATGCAAACGAACTTGCTGAAACCAAAAAATATTCACGTCGAGCAATTGGGCCACAACCGCGCCAAAGTGACTTTGGAGCCGTTTGAGCGTGGCTATGGCCACACGCTGGGTAATGCCCTGCGTCGCGTCTTGTTGTCATCCATGGTTGGCTATGCTGTGACTGAAGTCACCATCGCTGGCGTGGTGCACGAATACTCGTCGATCGACGGCGTGCAAGAAGACGTGGTCAACATTTTGTTGAACCTCAAAGGCGTTGTGTTCAAGATGCACAACCGCGATGAAGTTACTCTGAGCTTGCGCAAAGACGGCGAAGGTGCTGTGACTGCTGCAGACATCCAAGTGCCTCACGATGTTGAAATCATCAACCCTGAGCACGTGATTGCCAACTTGTCACAAGGTGGCAAGATCGACATTCAACTCAAAGTTGAAACAGGCCGTGGCTATGTGCCAGGTACTGTGCGTCGTTATGGCGAAGAGCCAAGCAAGTCCATCGGCCGTATCGTGTTGGACGCGGCGTTCTCTCCTGTGAGCCGCGTGAGCTACAGCGTTGAAAACGCACGTGTTGAACAACGTACTGACCTCGACCGTTTGGTCATGGAAATCGAAACCAACGGTGCGATTTCTGCTGAAGACGCTGTGCGTGCTTCGTCAAAGATTTTGGTCGAGCAACTGGCTGTGTTCGCTCAGTTGGAAGGCGACGCCATCAACAGCTTGATGAGCGCACCTACGGCAAGCAGCCAAACTTTCGACCCCATCTTGTTGCGCCCTGTCGACGAGTTGGAATTGACCGTTCGCTCTGCCAACTGCTTGAAAGCAGAAAACATCTACTACATCGGTGACCTGATTCAGCGCACTGAAAACGAGTTGCTCAAGACCCCTAACTTGGGTCGAAAGTCACTCAACGAAATCAAAGAAGTGCTCGCTTCACGCGGCTTGACTTTGGGCATGAAACTCGAAAGCTGGCCACCTGCCGGTTTAGAGCGTCGTTAA
- a CDS encoding ABC transporter ATP-binding protein: MSKKIGDVILDVKNISLRFGGVKALTDISFNVKEHEVRAIIGPNGAGKSSMLNCINGVYTPSEGSITFRGQKFDHMDSHQVATMGIARTFQNLALFKGMSVLDNIMTGRNLRMKSNILMQALRIGPAEQEEIRHREKVERIIDFLEIQAFRKTPVGQLPYGLQKRVDLGRALALEPQVLLLDEPMAGMNVEEKQDMCRFILDVNDEFGTTIVLIEHDMGVVMDISDRVVVLDYGKKIGDGTPDEVRNNEEVISAYLGTSH; the protein is encoded by the coding sequence ATGAGCAAGAAAATCGGTGACGTCATCCTCGACGTCAAAAACATCAGTTTGCGTTTCGGTGGCGTCAAGGCGCTGACCGATATTTCCTTCAACGTCAAAGAACACGAAGTACGCGCCATCATTGGCCCCAACGGTGCGGGTAAGAGCTCGATGCTCAACTGCATCAACGGCGTGTACACGCCGTCTGAAGGTTCGATCACCTTCCGTGGGCAGAAGTTTGACCACATGGACAGCCACCAAGTGGCCACCATGGGTATTGCGCGCACCTTCCAAAACTTGGCCTTGTTCAAAGGCATGAGCGTGCTCGACAACATCATGACCGGACGCAACCTGCGCATGAAGAGCAACATCCTCATGCAAGCCTTGCGCATTGGACCCGCTGAGCAAGAAGAAATTCGCCATCGCGAAAAGGTTGAACGCATCATCGACTTTTTGGAAATCCAAGCCTTCCGCAAAACACCCGTGGGTCAATTGCCCTACGGTTTGCAAAAGCGTGTGGACTTGGGTCGTGCATTGGCCCTCGAGCCACAAGTCTTGTTGCTTGACGAACCTATGGCCGGTATGAACGTGGAAGAGAAGCAAGACATGTGTCGCTTCATCTTGGACGTGAACGACGAATTTGGTACCACCATCGTGTTGATCGAACACGACATGGGCGTGGTGATGGACATTTCTGATCGCGTGGTCGTGCTCGACTACGGCAAGAAGATCGGCGACGGCACCCCCGATGAGGTGCGCAACAACGAGGAAGTCATCAGTGCTTACCTCGGCACTTCACACTAA
- a CDS encoding alpha/beta hydrolase — MEISRVEALSQRIVQSYAWGDAVWHVWGSMKASAAPTNADVANGGHQPLQRPLVLLHGGSGSWTHWLRNVEHFAEHREVWALDIPGFGDSSLPAGVTDADGLVPYLADILTQSFHGQAVDVLGFSFGGMTAGLVAAEYPALIRQLILVGAPGLGLFGKELPMRGMTPNMDKAAQRDVHRHNLNTMMFVHPESVTEEVIDLQEANVARDRLRRRRIARTHVLAQAQTRWACPVHGVWAASDALYKDNLMQVPQVLSRLTTFSVVPNAGHWVMFENPQAFHAAVEPLLGE, encoded by the coding sequence ATGGAAATCAGCCGTGTCGAGGCCTTGTCGCAACGTATCGTGCAAAGCTATGCATGGGGTGATGCCGTTTGGCATGTGTGGGGCTCGATGAAGGCCTCTGCAGCGCCTACGAATGCCGATGTGGCCAATGGTGGTCATCAGCCCTTGCAACGTCCGCTCGTGCTGTTGCACGGCGGCTCCGGCAGCTGGACGCATTGGCTGCGCAATGTCGAGCATTTCGCCGAGCATCGTGAAGTCTGGGCACTAGACATTCCAGGTTTCGGAGATTCCAGTTTGCCAGCAGGCGTGACAGATGCGGATGGCTTGGTGCCTTACCTCGCAGACATTCTCACGCAATCATTTCATGGCCAAGCTGTCGATGTCCTGGGCTTCTCCTTTGGCGGCATGACAGCAGGATTGGTGGCTGCTGAATACCCTGCGCTGATTCGCCAGCTCATTTTGGTGGGCGCCCCAGGCTTGGGGCTGTTTGGCAAAGAGTTACCTATGCGAGGTATGACACCGAACATGGATAAGGCCGCCCAGCGCGATGTGCACAGACACAACCTGAACACCATGATGTTTGTTCATCCTGAGAGCGTGACAGAGGAAGTGATCGATTTGCAAGAAGCGAATGTGGCGCGCGATCGATTGCGCCGACGACGCATCGCGCGCACCCATGTCTTGGCCCAAGCCCAAACGCGGTGGGCGTGCCCAGTGCATGGCGTGTGGGCAGCGTCGGATGCTTTGTACAAAGACAACTTGATGCAAGTGCCACAAGTGCTTTCTCGCTTAACAACATTCAGCGTCGTGCCCAACGCCGGTCATTGGGTGATGTTTGAAAACCCACAAGCCTTCCATGCCGCTGTTGAACCTTTGCTAGGAGAATGA